The genomic stretch CTAATAAAACGATAATGCCCAATGACTAATTGAGTTCTACTTGCAATACCATGACCAACATGCAAATAAGGACGAAACGTTTTTCCTAAAAAACGCACATCTTGTTGCAATAACATTTGGAGAAAGGGAGCATTAATACCACGTTGAAATTGACGAAAATACGGATAATGCATCATAGCTCTGAATACAAATTTAGATCGGTATTTTTTTTGTTTCTGTTGCATTTTCACATTAGAACACGGACTTTCGTTCAAATCTGGATAGGCAAGCCAACTTAACTCTCGGATACTCTTGCTGTGCATTGTTGATACCTTAATTATGGACACTACTCACTCAATATTACAGTCCCATCACACCAAGTACGATGGCTCGACTAACGGGATTAATGACTGAAATAAAACAAACTAGTGGTCATATATACACCCAAAATACCGGATGGAAAACAAAAGAACTGTAAGAGAATGTCAGTAATCTATCGTTCGTAAAGGTATTTGCGGTGCAAATTTAAGGTTATATTTTAATTGTTCAGCTCAAATCCATTGAATAGCGTTTAAGTAATTCCATCGGCACAATCTCTAATGCTTTAATGTGTGTTCTTTGTAAGTATACTCTCGGCGCCATGTTCTCTTCCAATGCTTGTAACCAGCGCATCGCACACAAGCACCAGCGATCACCCGCGCGTAAACCAGGAAAGCCAGCTTCCGGTACCGCAGTTGATAAATCATTGCCTTTAAAACGTGAGTATTCTAAAAATTCAACAGACACTTCAATACATACAGTATGCGAACCTGCGTCTTGGCTGCAGGTATTACAGGCGCCATCGCGATAGAAACCAGTGATAGGGTCCTCGCCGCATAGCGCTAACTTTTCCCCAAATACATTAACTGAATCATACATTTCCATGTGTTATATCTCCACGTTCCATTGTTACGTCTATTATGACTAAATTGATGAGCATAACGTAAAGTGCACTCAAGTTGATTAACACTAGCACTTATTATTTTCACCGTCTATGCAGCTAATATAATCAGATAATTAGGCTTCCATTCGCAATCACGTATAATGATTTTTAACGCGTTATCTCACTGAGATACTATTCACAGCATAGGAAGATCATGGAACTCATTTATAACGGCCCTGTCGATGGCCCATTATTTTTATTTGCGCACGGCGCCGGTGCACCAGCGACGTCTGATGTAATGGAAACGATTGCGAAAGGACTCGCGCAACAAGGCATTAGGGTGGCACGTTTCAATTTTCCTTACATGCAACAACGTGTTGATAATGGCACGCGTCGCCCACCAGAGCGCGCGCCAAAACTTATCGCTCAACTTCAACAATTGATTGCCAGTATTGACCAGCCCATGGTCATTGGCGGTAAATCAATGGGTGGGCGCATGGCTACATTAGTCGCCTCCGATGCAAGCACAGATGCATTAACGGTTAACGCAAAAATAAAAGGCATCGCCTGTTTAGGTTTTCCTTTTCATCCAGCCAATAAACCGGAATCACTGCGTACCGAACATTTTCCATTGATCCAGCAACCCGTTTTTATCGCCCAAGGCGATCGCGATAAGTTAGGAACAAAAGAAGAAGTAGCCAGTTATGGTTTACCAGAAGATATTGAATTCTTGTGGTTAACAGACGGTGATCATGATTTAAAACCACGCGTTAAAAGTGGCTTTACCCATCAAGCACATTTACAAACAACAATCGATAATATGGCCTTGTTTATCAAGCAAGCATTGCTATAACTGACTCGTTGATAGCCTAATCAGAAATAACAGCGCAGGTATCATATTTAACTCGGTTCATTGATATTTGCGTTTTAAAATTTTTCATATTCGCTTCACTGTATAAATAACGCTGGCAGAAGGTTTCATAGTCAGGCATATTTGCGACAGTCACCAATAACACAAAATCAATGTCGCCCGTGACTTGATAACACTCCCTTACCTCAGAAGCCGTACGAATACGTTTAATAAATCCATCATTCAAATCTAAACGGTCTCGCTCCATTTCAACATTAACAATCATGTGTAAACACGCGCGAGTTTATTTTGATCTAACAGTACGACTTGGCTAGCAATGACACCTGCACTTTTTAATTTTTTCACTCGTTTAAAACAGGCCGGTGGAGACAGACCAACCAGTGAGGCTAATTGTAAGTTACTCACCGAAGCATCATGTTGTAGCTGGCGTAATATTGCTTTATCCAGTCGATCGAGAAACATAATTAACTAAACCACTGAAAATAAGAAATTTATATAAACACTTGTACGTTAACTTTGAAATTATTTCTAGTCAGTTGAATATAATTAGTTACATCAAACAGCATTATTTATTAGCCATATCAATTTCATCTAGCAGCTAGGAAGCAAACACATGTTCACGACCTTAAAATCATTATTTCTCGATGTCTGGCGCGTTTATCTCACATTACTTAAAGTGATGGTGCCAGCACTTATTATCGTCAAAATATTAGACATGATCGGCGGTACGCAATGGTTAGCCAAACTACTCGCGCCGTTAATGAGCCAAGTTGGCTTACCGGAAGAAATGGGCTTGGTATGGGCAACCGCTATGCTTACCAACATCTATACTGGTATGGCGGTCTATTTTGATTTAGCGGGTGATAGTCCATTAACCGTGGCGCAAGTATCAGTGCTAGGCATAATGATGTTACTGGCTCACGCCTTACCCGTGGAAGGCGCGGTAGCTAAATTATCGGGTGTCTCTTGGCGTGTCACCCTGCCTTTGCGTATTGGCGGTGGTTTTATCCTCGGGATGATCGCGAATCAAGTCTATCAATTAGGTAATTGGCAACAACAGCCTGCGGTCATTGTTTGGCAACCGACGCCTGCGTCTTCAAGTTTATTTGATTGGACTATGGCGCAACTCAGCATGCTATTTTCTATCTTCTTTATTATTGCCGCGTTAATGATATTACTGCGGTTATTAAAATGGTGTGGTATCGAAAAACTGATGCAAACCTTGTTATCTCCGTTTTTAAAAGCGTTAACCATAGGTAAGGAAACCACCAATGTCTGTGTCATCGGCTTAGTACTAGGGCTTAGTTTTGGCGCGGGATTATTAATTGATGAAGCGCGTACAGGAAGAATCAGTAAGCGTGATATTTTCCTCGCCGTGTGCTTTTTAGGATTAACCCACAGCATCATTGAAGATACTATTTTGATTTTATTATTGGGAGCTGATCTGATAGCTATTTTATGGGGACGTCTGCTGTTTAGCTTTGTTGTTATTGCTATTTTAGCCCGTTGTATCAAACAGGACTCTCATGCAATACATCAATCAGAACAGCCACCCAAAGCGCTATCCTGATTGCGTACTAAAACCGGTGAATAACGATGTCTAACAGCGCTTTATTCAATACAAATTAATTTATCATTACGCTTAGATAAATTTTTAAATGACGCCATCATATTTGCTTTTTTCACGAATTGCTTCGGTGGCGTAATAACTTGTAATCGATAATCACTTGCCGTGCCTTTATTATCAACAAGGGCATTATTTACATCAACAGGCGTGACGATAACGACTTTTAACTCCGGTGCGCGAGCCAGAATACTCGCCGCGGTTCCCAAGCCATTCTCGGTATGGAACTTACCCGCAATGTGCAGCACTTGTTTATCCGGATACTCAACGAGATAGTTAACAATGCTCTCGGCCATGGTTTCATCCCACGTCACCTGCGAGGCAAACTTATTCTCATTTTGGCTTTCGTCGCCATGATGCATCGACGCCATAAAATGGGTTTTATACGGCGAGTCTTGCGTATTAATATTTTCAGCTAACCAAGCGCGTTCATCTGCTGGGAGTTTATCAACGTAACTAATGCCTTCCTTGCTGATACAGCGGATAATATTCTTAGGTGCATTGGCAGCAATAATATCAATGCTGTTAACCTTTGCCAGTTCGACTAATGGACGATAATCACTGCTGTAATTTGGCCATGCATTACCTTGTTTTATTAATGCTCCCTCGCCTATCTCGCCAGCTAAGTAAGTATTAACAACGGCTTGATTATCACGAGTGAACTGCTCCATTGATAATGTCACATCATCACCAGCCACAAGCATGGCTTGTAATAACTCGGTTTGAAAACGGTGAATTCCGGTATGCGTGTGCCACTCACCCACCAGCACGACATCAGCATCTTTAATCTGAGCAACAAAATCAGCTACATTCATGTCCTGACCAGATGGAGACTGTAAATTATAATCAAAATAAGTTGTCACTTCCGGTTTGACCGTCTCTGTTGAAGGTTGTTGTGAAGTCGGATATACACTGCAACCAGCCAGTGCAGAGACCATAAAAATACTCATGACACTAGGTTTATAATTTTTTAGTACTGATAACGATGGGGACAATAACTGCGGAAAAGTAAACATATAACATCCTAATAATAACGACCATCAATAGTAATACATCTCATTTGCAATAACACTATTTATTATAACAGCTTATGCAAGCCTTTACTTTAAACAGTGCTTCGCTGCAACCATCACGCTATTAACACGACTCGGCATAAATTTATTCAAGTGCACACCAAGATACAGGGTCTCCGTAACCGGGGTGTTAAGGTAGTGGATCTTCACTTGCTCTGGATGAGGAAAAGCCGCCACCGCATGTGCAGGTAATACCGTAAAACCCAGTCCCATCGCCACAGGCTCTAAAATCAGACTGATTTGATTCGAGAATCCAGCCTTCTTAAACTGATTATAATGTTTAAATTCTGAGAAATTAGCCCCAAGCAGCAAACTTGAGTGGAATGCACCATCAGGATGATCGATAAAACCGAGTTGCATGAGTGCTTGCCAACTTGGTTCTTCGATATTGGCTGGAGTAACTAACAACAGCGCTTCTTCCGCTATCGGTTTCAAACTCACTTCCGCTAATGTCGATGAACTGGTCATAAAACCAATATCGACCGTATGTTCAGCAATGGCTTTTTCTATCGTGGCATTAGGTGCAAAACGATAATCAATCACCAACTTAGGATACTGCACTTGTAACGTCAGCAAATAACGATACAGTTTCAAACCTATACTGCCGGGAGACATCACTCTGACGACCCCTTCAAAAGCCGGATCCGTTGTCACTCGTTGCTCAAGCTCAGATAATGAATTAATGATCTGCTTACCTTCAGTATATAACCGTTGCCCCGCATCCGTCAGGGTAAACTGCTTACCTTCACGAATAAGCAAGTCTTGCTCTAACTGCTCCTCTAGCTTGCGGATATGTTGACTTATACCCGATTGGGTCATGTTCAAGCGCTCAGCACTACGGGTGAAATGGCCGATTTCCACCAGCGTACAAAAGCTGCGGAGTAACATAGGGTTTATCATTAATTTTTATACTCAAATTTATTTTAGTTGATAACTATACTTGATTATTATAGGTAATGATTGGCCATTTGTATTCTGTTTACATTTTCAAAGAAAAAGAAATGTTGAAAAACCTATACCCACACCATTTATCCTGCGCAGGTATTTCAGATTTGTTTATTGCAAGTTCATCTATTACAAATTAAAGCATCGCGGCTTGCGCAGTAGGGCGATGTCTAGGTGTAACGATAAGGTTAGTTGCTAGTGAGCCAGGTAGTTTGATTGTCAGCGTAATAATAAGCGAGATAACTAACAGCCCTAACATAAGATAGAAAGTCGCTGCGAATCCACCAAACACCGACGCGACAATAGAACCAATAATACTGCCAAGCCCAAAACCAAGATAAATAAGGCCGTAATTCTTAGTTAGATTGTTTAAGCCAAAGAAATCACTGATCAATGATGGGTATACGGTGATCGTACCACCGAAACTAAAGGCGATGCATACCACAGCAAAGTAGAAACTGAACATGCTTTGCTGTGCAAAAAGTAATGCTGAAACACCCGCTAAACAGATAAATAATGCAATCGCGATCACTTTAATACAGCTAATACGATCAGACAGTACCCCGAGAACTAAACGGCCACTTAGATTGGCAACCGCAATAAGCGCAACCGAACTTGCAGCAATGGCTACAGGTAAATGCACATAACTCTCACCGATATCTTTGGCAACGCCAATCACGTACAAGCCGCTCATGCACACAGTTAAAAAGACTAAGGCTAACATCCAAAACTGTGAACTTCTCACTGCTTCTGCTAGCGTGTAATCACGCACTGGCGTTACTGCTGCGGCTGTCGATTGGGGTGCTTGCTTCGGCGCATCTTTCATCATCAAACCACCAATAATAACCATGACCATAGCAATCAAACCCCAAGTACTAAAGGTATTTTCTAAGCCACTGTTAGTAAGGAAATACATGTTGATGTATTTAAAACCAAGACTACCTAAACCATATGCACCAATCGCACACGCAGAGACCAAACCTTTACGTTCAGGAAAGAGTTTCACGCAGTTAGATAATGTCATCAGGTAGCCAGTACCATCAGCAAAACCAACTAACAAACCAGCGAAGATATACAGTAAAATAAGATTAGATGCATAGGCAGTTAGCGTTAAACTCGCACCCAGTAATAAACCTGCACAAATAGTCACTTTACGCACACCGAAACGCTCTTGTAGTTTGCCCGATAATGATGAAGCAATGGCTAACGACAAACTTAAAATACCAAAAGAAAAAGCCACGCGGCTAACTGGCACTGATAACTTGTCTGCCAGTTGTGAATTAAAGAGACTCCACGTATATACCGACCCTAACGCAAATTGGGTGATGATAGTACCAAGCAAGGTTAATAGTCGGTCTCGGTTTGATATTTGAGTCGTCATAAGTAAATCTCCAACGAAGTTAAAAGCATGAAGGCGGCTGTTATGCACGCCTTGTTAAGCCACTAAAATACGGGGTCCGCAGGAGATAACAAGAGGCGGAAAACAATAAAAAATGAGATGCACTAAGTACAGCATGAGGTGCAATATAACGGCATGAATTACAATTTCATTAATTCACGAAATGCTTTTATATTGCTGCGACTGACAGGTATTTCGCTGCCAATATCATGCACTTTTAGCTGATAGGTACAATTCACCCAAGGGATGATCTCTTGGATTTTATCTGTGTTGACACAGTAAGATCGATGAGTGCGAAAGAAATGCTGCTGAGGTAAACGATTAATTAATTCACTCATGGTAAAAGGCACAATAAAGGCGTCATCTTTGGTGAACACACTAGTCACTTTTTCATTCGCCATAGCATAATAAATATCATCAATGGCAGTAACAAAAATGCGATTATCCTTAATCAGGTTAATGGTTTTAGCCTTAATTTCTTCTGGAGGTTGTGTTTGGGCTACTTGCGTCGCTTCTAATTTAGCTAATAATCCGACAATGCGTTTTTCATTTAGTGGTTTTAACAAATAATCAAAGGCTTCGAGTTCAAAAGCATCCACCGCAAACTCTTTATATGCCGTGGTAAAAACGATGTGCGGTTTTTCCGAAAATTGATGAATATTACGCGCCAACAACATACCATCGATTGACGGTACATTAATATCTAAAAAAGCGATATCAACCTTATGCGCTTGTAAATATTTAAAGGCTTCCAAACCATCATCAAAGGTCGCAACAATCTCGATATTACTATGGCGTTCAATTAAATACGTCAACTCTTCCCTTGCTAAATATTCATCTTCTACGATCAGGGCTTTCAACATGTTATTAGCTTTCCTTTCTATTCTTTTAACTCAATTCAATTCATTGACGTAAAATACGATTTCCGTACCTTGCTCAAGACGTTTGATGTGTAACCCCTCGCCATACAATAATAAGATCCGCTGGTGCACATTCACCAAACCAATATGATGACTTTCCATCGTGCCGTTATAGAGCTTATCGATGACATTTTGGCTGATGCCGACACCTGTATTTTGAATGGTAATTTTAAACCGTTGGCCATCGCGTTTTACCGCAATATTGACCCGACCAGGCTGGCGAAAAGGTTGAATACCATGCTGAATGGCATTCTCTACCAAAGGCTGGATCAGTAAACAAGGGATCGTCGGATGCACATCATCGACATCAAAGGTTACTTCCAGCTTGTTCCCAAAGCGGGCTTGCTCAATCGCGACATAATCTCTGACTTGCTGTAACTCTTCTTGGATGTCGATAAAGTCATTATTACGTTCGAGGTTATAGCGAAGGAAATCGGCTAAATTAGCAATCAATTGCCGAGCTTTATCAGGATTAATACGCACCAACGTCGAAATAGCATTCAATGCATTAAATAAAAAGTGCGGGTTAATTTTACTTTGTAATGCAGACAGCTCGGCTTTACTGGTCATGGTCTTCAATTGCTCTAAACGTGATACTTCCATCTGCGTAGAAATCAATTGCGATAAGCCGATAGCCATTTCACGTAATGACGGTCGAATATGGTGAGGTTGGCGATAAAATATTTTTAAAGTACCGCTAACGGCACCGCTTTCCCACAAGGGAATAATTAACAGTGAATGAAAGCCGTGTACATTGAGGTTATTACTGATGATTTGTTCGCCGCTGTTCACCGCCTGCTGAGTCATCTCACTGATCTGGTGATAAGTATCTAAGTAATCTTTTTGGCCGATACCAACATAAGCTAATACGTCTTTGACATCGGTAATAGCGACCGCATCAGCATGGGTTTCTGCACGAATAATACTGCATACTTTAGTCAGTGAATCACGATTGTTTTTACGAAAATAAGGTAAGGTTTTATTGGCAATATCAAGCGCAAGTTTTGCTTGTTTGGCGGCGATTAAATCTTTTTCATCATCTAAATCTTGCACCAGTTTGATAATCAAACCAATGCACACCGCGCCACCAATCATCGGCACGCTAATGTGTTTAACTATCGTGTAAGCAAGTTCCTTATCTTCAGATAGCACGACAATTAAAATCATGGTCAGAATCTCGCAAAACATACCAGCAATTATGCCCCATTTTGCATACGATTTTTTGTGACAGCGAAAATGGATCCAAGTTGCTAATAGTCCGGCAATGGTACTGGAAATTAAACAAGCTACCGATGTTGGTCCGTCCATGTCGATAATATAACGGTGCACACCCGAGATTATGCCCGCAGGAATCGCGACCCAAGGGCCAAAGATGATACCACCAGACAAAACTGCAATAATACGCACGTTAATCAATGAGCCTTCGACATTGACCCCCGTGTAGTTACTAAAGAGTGCAAATAGAATGAACAGTACCGAAATGAGGGCGGTTTCAACCGGATGTCGTTGGGTTTTTATAACGATGTGCTGGAATAAATTGGTGCGCGTTAAGAAGAATAATGCCATTAGCATCAATGCCGCACGCTCAAAGACTGCCAGCAGCATCATAAATTGTTCAGTGTACACAGAGAAAAGCCTTAATGTCGTCGAATAGAAGGTATTTACACTTTTATTCTACGCTCGACATCTCGCTAACTCTATTAATTGTTTGATTTAAAACATTATGTGCTTAACTATATTAAAAATACTTCTAGCTCAGTCAAAAGCATGACCATTATCATCACTACGATAATACTTTTAACAGCTAAACGAGTTCACTTCACTATCCGTTAAATAACGCCACTGCCCGACTTCAATATCTAGCTGTATTGCGCCAATGCTTTCGCGATGTAAACTCACCACTCGATTACCGACAGCCGCAAACATACGCTTTACTTGATGGAACTTACCTTCGGTAATAGTCAGTAATACTTCTTTTGGTGTCACTATCTCTAATATCGCCGGGCGTGTTAATTGCTGCTCGCCTTGTAATTGCACGCCATGGGTAAATTTAGCCGCGACATCATCATTAATGGGGCGTGATAATCCAACCCGATAAACCTTTTGGCAATGTTGACTGGGGGTAATAATATTAAATGACCAACGACCATCATCTGTCACTAATACTAACCCGGTCGTGTCGGCATCCAAGCGCCCTGCAACATGCAGTTCCGATGCATTTTCGACATCAATATAATTAAATAATGACGGGTAAGCTTCATCAATATTAGAACAAATAGTATCGGCTGGTTTGTGCATGAGAATATAACGCGACTTTCTTGCCGTTAGCACTTCACCTTTTAAGGATATGTGATTATCTTCATGCACCTGCGTAGCGACATCAACAATAACAACATGATTAACCACAACGTGACCATCACAGATCATCGCCGTTGCTTGTGCTCGGCTTAGTGCGGTACTTTTACAAACAAACTTATCCAGGCGCATTTATAACTGGCCTACCAATTTATAAGACACCACGTATAACTGCTCAATGCCAGGGTAAATATCTTGGATCACAGCTTTCAGCACAGCTAATGTCATGTTTTCTTGTTCGGCATGAAAATCAGCTAACTCGGTAAATAAAATAGGCTCTACAGACAGGATCGTTAATCGACAAAATTCACGTCCGCCTTCCAGCGTAGAAACCGTTACAGTCGAGCCCGGGACATAGTTATTTTCAGATTCATCACGAATGGTAATGGTTTTTTTACCGCTAAGAATATCGGTCTCGAAGCGTTCGAAGAAGGTCATGGTGGTTGGTTGTGTCATGCGGGTTTCTATTATAAAGATATGAGGTCGGTATTATATCCTATTTTCAATCCGGTACGACCCACAATAAAATAGGGTGATTGTTATCACCCTATTTTAATTCTCAATCTTAAACTCTCAGCCCTAAACTATTAACTATTAACTATTAACTATAGCTGGCTCTGAGTTAAGCCATTTGCTAAGTCGGCTAAGATGTCATCTATATCTTCAATACCAACAGAAATTCTGACCAGTGAATTGGTAATCCCAGCAGCAAGACGAGCACTTTCTTCCATGCCAGCATGGGTCATGGTCGCAGGATGAGAAATAAGGCTTTCTACACCACCTAATGACTGCGCTAACGTAAACAACTCTAGATTAGCAAATAATTTTTTAACTGCAGCTTCGCCACCTTTAACATCAAAACTGAGCATAGCGCCAAAACCCGCCTGCTGCTTTTTCGCAATATCATGGCCTGGGTGATCTTCAAAACCTGGAAAATACACGCTATCAATAGCACCATTAGATTTTAAAAAGCTCGCCACTTGCAACGCATTTTCTTGGTGCTGCTTCATTCTAATAGGCAACGTTTTTAGGCCTCGTAACGCTAAAAAGCTATCAAAAGCGCTACCAGTTATACCAATGCAGTTTGCCCACCAAGCGAGCTCTTCACCAAGGGCTTGTTCTTTTGTTACTAACACACCACCAACCACATCACTGTGGCCATTAATGTATTTCGTCGTCGAGTGAAAAACAATATCAGCACCTAACCCTAACGGCTGTTGTAATGCCGGAGAAAGGAAGGTGTTATCTACCGCCACTAAAGCGCCAACCTCGTGGCATGCTTTAGTCACCGCCTCAATATCAACTAAGCGTAACAATGGGTTGCTTGGGCTTTCGAGTAGCACTAACTTAGGTTTTTCAGCTAACGCTTTCGCCAATGCGACTTGATCGTTTTGATCAACAACAATAAGTTTAAATTGACCACGTTTAGCTAAATGAGTAAATAAACGGAAACTGCCGCCATAACAATCATGAGGAATAACCACTAAGTCATCTGTGGATAATAATTGACAGAGAAGATGCACAGCTGACATACCGGTACTGGTAACAATGCCCACGCTACCTTGCTCTAAATCAGCAACCGCTTGTGCAAACGTCGCTCTCGTTGGATTTCCCGTACGAGAATAGTCAAACTGGCGTTTATCATTAAAGCCTTTTAATGAATAAGTACTTGATAAATGAATAGGAGCAACGACTGCACCATGATGCTCATCGGTATTAATCCCTGCTCTCACTGCCGCTGTAGTGATATTTTTTATCTTGGCATTTGACATACTATTTCCTTGTATTCGACAACCGTGGTCATAATTATATTCAACAACCACCATGGATGGCCGAACCGCTGGACTTCCAGACAGCCACAACACTAAGCGTTATACATATTTTGGTCAAGGTGTTTTTAACATAAGTGGAATAAACAGCATTCTCGTCAGGTTTCAAATGTATTTTATACCAATTCCTATAAATAACTGTGCAGAAAAATACTATTGCTATCGCAAACATACATGGCCATGGATGGCCTTGTCTAAGCGAACAGGGATGTCTTGAGCGGTTTGCAGGAGCAATAGCATTTTGATCACTTAATTTTCGGAATTGCTATTAGTACCATTATGCCGTGGTAGTCGGCACTGGGAATATCTTGTCATACGCTAAATTATAACCATAAGCATAAAACAAATAGAACACCACCATACCTATATCAAGCAGGAATGCATCCCATAAACTTAAATCTAAGAACCAAGCCATAAACGGAATAGTTAAAAACAGTAAACCACCTTCAAAACCTATGCTATGAACAATACGGATCAGGGTAGTTTTCGTCACGGTTCCCATTTTTTTCAACATGTATTTATCAAAACCTATGTTATAAACATAATTCCAGCCCGTCGCGACAACCGAGAACAATACCCCCATGGCACCGACGTGACCCAGCTCAAAACCCAGTTGGCTTAACACGCCCATAATTGCCACTAAGCCAATTATCTCAAATAAAATAGCATGTCTAATACGGTCTAATCTTGTTCTCATTTTGTCGTTCTCCACATCATCTTTATGTCACAGTTATTACCGTGAACATGTTTTATTCATATTTAATATGCAGACTATTCTATCTCAAAATACCGCAACTTAAAGTTGGTATCCATCCGTTTTTCGGATGCATTAAATTCCCATCAGTAGATTTGTTGACAAATCCATACACAAGCTTACCCCCAAACGTAGCCGTCCTGTTTACAATACCTCTATACAAACAACTGACGACGAGTCCGACGAATACTAAATAAAGGTAACGTCAGCCACTCATTCGCTAAATCAATGGGACATTTACAATGAAAAAATATTTGTTGCTTACCCCAATATTATTGCTCACGGCCTGCGCTCGCATGGATCACATCCAGGTCGGTGATATAGACCAGAGCCAGGGAAAGCTAAAGCCAATTTCAGTCAAAGTATCTGAAAATACCGTCAATGTAGACGCGACTTTAGCGCTTACCGACGCCGTATTAAGCAATGGAGCAGGCAGTGATGAGGTGGAAGCTCTCAGAACTATCTGGGCGCTTATGAATATGGGACCTAGAACAGGTAACCCGGTATTTAATGATGCTTATGCTCAAAATGTACTAAACCAACTCCATGCACAATGCCAATCCGGCAAAATAACAGCCATTCGTAGCGTTCGAGAAGCTAATGATTATGCCATCGCGAGTGGTGAAATTGTGCGTATCGATGCCGATTGTATACTCTAAGGAATTAATCATGATCCGTAAATTTTGTTTACTATTTATTGCCCTAACACTCAGTGGCTGTGTTGGTTTAAACACAGTATCAATGACGCAAATCCCAAAAGACAAAGATCAACTTGTTGAAGCGAATGCGCATGACTGGGTATTCCTCAATTTCACCACTCAAAATGACTTTGCCGACAGAGCTGTAGATAATTTAAAAGCACAGTGTGTAGGCGGTAAAATCAGTGGTGTATTTACCAAACACCAAACCACTAGTTACCTTCTAGTATTTAAACGCGAAGTCATCGTCAGTGGGTATTGCAGCCTACCTAAGGACATAATGTGATAAAAAGTGTGATAAATAATGTGGTAAAGAGTGTGATAAAAAACACATTTAGCACCTTGGCATTACTGTCTGCTGTACTGTTATTAAATGGCTGCACCAGTAGTATTCACATGGTCAATACCGATGGTTTCGACCAAGCAATCC from Moritella marina ATCC 15381 encodes the following:
- a CDS encoding DUF2237 family protein, producing the protein MEMYDSVNVFGEKLALCGEDPITGFYRDGACNTCSQDAGSHTVCIEVSVEFLEYSRFKGNDLSTAVPEAGFPGLRAGDRWCLCAMRWLQALEENMAPRVYLQRTHIKALEIVPMELLKRYSMDLS
- a CDS encoding alpha/beta family hydrolase, yielding MELIYNGPVDGPLFLFAHGAGAPATSDVMETIAKGLAQQGIRVARFNFPYMQQRVDNGTRRPPERAPKLIAQLQQLIASIDQPMVIGGKSMGGRMATLVASDASTDALTVNAKIKGIACLGFPFHPANKPESLRTEHFPLIQQPVFIAQGDRDKLGTKEEVASYGLPEDIEFLWLTDGDHDLKPRVKSGFTHQAHLQTTIDNMALFIKQALL
- a CDS encoding Lrp/AsnC ligand binding domain-containing protein, whose amino-acid sequence is MIVNVEMERDRLDLNDGFIKRIRTASEVRECYQVTGDIDFVLLVTVANMPDYETFCQRYLYSEANMKNFKTQISMNRVKYDTCAVISD
- a CDS encoding Lrp/AsnC family transcriptional regulator, whose protein sequence is MFLDRLDKAILRQLQHDASVSNLQLASLVGLSPPACFKRVKKLKSAGVIASQVVLLDQNKLARVYT
- a CDS encoding nucleoside recognition domain-containing protein → MFTTLKSLFLDVWRVYLTLLKVMVPALIIVKILDMIGGTQWLAKLLAPLMSQVGLPEEMGLVWATAMLTNIYTGMAVYFDLAGDSPLTVAQVSVLGIMMLLAHALPVEGAVAKLSGVSWRVTLPLRIGGGFILGMIANQVYQLGNWQQQPAVIVWQPTPASSSLFDWTMAQLSMLFSIFFIIAALMILLRLLKWCGIEKLMQTLLSPFLKALTIGKETTNVCVIGLVLGLSFGAGLLIDEARTGRISKRDIFLAVCFLGLTHSIIEDTILILLLGADLIAILWGRLLFSFVVIAILARCIKQDSHAIHQSEQPPKALS
- a CDS encoding ChaN family lipoprotein, encoding MFTFPQLLSPSLSVLKNYKPSVMSIFMVSALAGCSVYPTSQQPSTETVKPEVTTYFDYNLQSPSGQDMNVADFVAQIKDADVVLVGEWHTHTGIHRFQTELLQAMLVAGDDVTLSMEQFTRDNQAVVNTYLAGEIGEGALIKQGNAWPNYSSDYRPLVELAKVNSIDIIAANAPKNIIRCISKEGISYVDKLPADERAWLAENINTQDSPYKTHFMASMHHGDESQNENKFASQVTWDETMAESIVNYLVEYPDKQVLHIAGKFHTENGLGTAASILARAPELKVVIVTPVDVNNALVDNKGTASDYRLQVITPPKQFVKKANMMASFKNLSKRNDKLICIE
- a CDS encoding LysR family transcriptional regulator codes for the protein MINPMLLRSFCTLVEIGHFTRSAERLNMTQSGISQHIRKLEEQLEQDLLIREGKQFTLTDAGQRLYTEGKQIINSLSELEQRVTTDPAFEGVVRVMSPGSIGLKLYRYLLTLQVQYPKLVIDYRFAPNATIEKAIAEHTVDIGFMTSSSTLAEVSLKPIAEEALLLVTPANIEEPSWQALMQLGFIDHPDGAFHSSLLLGANFSEFKHYNQFKKAGFSNQISLILEPVAMGLGFTVLPAHAVAAFPHPEQVKIHYLNTPVTETLYLGVHLNKFMPSRVNSVMVAAKHCLK
- a CDS encoding OFA family MFS transporter, producing MTTQISNRDRLLTLLGTIITQFALGSVYTWSLFNSQLADKLSVPVSRVAFSFGILSLSLAIASSLSGKLQERFGVRKVTICAGLLLGASLTLTAYASNLILLYIFAGLLVGFADGTGYLMTLSNCVKLFPERKGLVSACAIGAYGLGSLGFKYINMYFLTNSGLENTFSTWGLIAMVMVIIGGLMMKDAPKQAPQSTAAAVTPVRDYTLAEAVRSSQFWMLALVFLTVCMSGLYVIGVAKDIGESYVHLPVAIAASSVALIAVANLSGRLVLGVLSDRISCIKVIAIALFICLAGVSALLFAQQSMFSFYFAVVCIAFSFGGTITVYPSLISDFFGLNNLTKNYGLIYLGFGLGSIIGSIVASVFGGFAATFYLMLGLLVISLIITLTIKLPGSLATNLIVTPRHRPTAQAAML